A stretch of Candidatus Poribacteria bacterium DNA encodes these proteins:
- a CDS encoding Dam family site-specific DNA-(adenine-N6)-methyltransferase, with protein MKVMIPPIKCQGIKSKLVPFIKRVVDWSFEGRWIEPFMGSGVVGFNITPRNAVFADSNPCLINFYNAIASGKIDGLKVRKFLEQQGEILSRCGQDYYYEVRQRFNKTHEPLDFLFLNRCCFNGMIRFNRKGDFNVPFGHKPQRFAKAYITKIVNQVDYVYVLSRHSNWSFICQDYRETLKEISEDDFVYCDPPYVGRHVDYFDSWDEENEQYLFETLNQSPGKFILSTWHSNQHRENVFLKTLWSEFNMLTKEHFYYLGAKEENRKPMLEALVMNYTPKHLHEEPTERAEQLLLLEKLAEYQKSESLVS; from the coding sequence GATGGATTGAACCGTTTATGGGGTCAGGCGTTGTCGGTTTCAATATCACACCGCGCAACGCTGTCTTTGCAGATAGCAACCCATGTCTGATTAATTTCTATAACGCAATCGCGAGCGGAAAGATAGATGGTCTGAAAGTGAGAAAATTCCTTGAACAACAAGGCGAAATACTATCAAGATGTGGGCAAGATTACTATTATGAAGTTCGACAGCGGTTTAATAAAACGCATGAACCCTTAGATTTTCTCTTTTTAAATCGCTGCTGCTTCAATGGAATGATTCGCTTTAATCGTAAAGGGGACTTTAATGTGCCTTTCGGGCACAAGCCTCAGCGATTTGCCAAAGCATACATCACAAAGATTGTGAATCAAGTTGACTACGTTTACGTCTTGTCAAGGCATTCCAACTGGTCTTTTATCTGCCAAGATTATAGAGAAACACTCAAAGAGATTTCTGAAGACGATTTTGTCTATTGTGATCCGCCTTATGTTGGACGGCACGTCGATTATTTCGATAGTTGGGACGAAGAGAATGAACAATATCTATTTGAGACTTTGAATCAATCTCCTGGCAAATTTATCTTATCTACTTGGCATAGCAATCAGCACAGGGAGAATGTCTTTCTGAAGACGTTGTGGTCGGAATTTAATATGTTAACCAAGGAGCACTTCTATTACCTTGGCGCGAAGGAAGAAAATAGGAAACCGATGCTTGAGGCATTGGTAATGAATTACACACCTAAACACTTGCATGAGGAACCGACTGAGCGAGCCGAACAACTTTTGCTTCTCGAAAAGTTGGCAGAATATCAAAAAAGTGAGAGTTTGGTATCGTGA
- a CDS encoding thiamine pyrophosphate-binding protein, whose protein sequence is MKGGDILIECLKAQGISAVFGMPGTQNIQIYDALLRRGKDTIDHYLVRHEYAATQMADGFARATGEVGVAITVPGPGASNASTGILEAFTDCAPVLLITGQSDSSLYSKHPSKMFHGLDQMRFFESLTKYCAIAHTVAEIPVVVENAFKAMRNGRPGPTVLEFPMDVVTGEGEVRIPKRVERAELPPPDDTDLSTAVETIRNAKMPLIFAGSAVFHANARNELRLLAEKLNAPVIVTRNGKGVLSEDHPLALQICYGYLGREALQRADCLIGIGPRFTSIDTRNWSLELPQPFIQIDEDADEIGLEYPCDVGVVGDMKLTLQALIEDVGPGENDWDETLAELRTKFDAQPSLPVIHELQDVLPRDTIYAIDVHALGYASFAEFPIYDPRTFLYPNIGVALGHAYPAAIGAKVAHPDRPVICFSGDGGFLMGAVEMATAMKYGINVVAIVVNDGALSAIKGSQIKGCEGRTIDTDLLNPDFVEFAKSFGAYAKRVENLGDFKDTLRDALAAEKPALIEVMLQERQDDIINVIGWLMAEPLRKTDF, encoded by the coding sequence GTGAAAGGCGGAGATATTCTCATCGAATGCTTGAAAGCGCAAGGCATCTCAGCGGTTTTCGGAATGCCCGGCACCCAAAACATTCAGATTTACGACGCTTTGCTGCGACGCGGAAAAGACACAATTGACCACTACCTCGTCCGACATGAATATGCAGCAACGCAGATGGCGGACGGCTTTGCCCGCGCAACGGGAGAGGTGGGTGTCGCTATTACTGTGCCGGGACCGGGTGCCAGCAACGCATCAACAGGGATTTTAGAGGCATTTACCGATTGCGCCCCTGTTCTACTCATCACCGGACAGAGCGATTCCAGTCTCTACAGCAAACACCCGAGCAAAATGTTCCACGGTTTGGATCAGATGCGGTTTTTCGAGTCGCTCACGAAGTACTGTGCTATCGCACACACCGTCGCCGAGATTCCTGTCGTCGTCGAAAACGCCTTTAAAGCGATGCGGAACGGGAGACCCGGACCGACAGTGCTGGAATTCCCGATGGATGTCGTCACAGGAGAAGGCGAGGTCCGAATCCCCAAGCGTGTGGAACGCGCCGAATTACCGCCACCCGACGATACAGACCTCAGCACCGCCGTTGAAACTATCCGCAACGCCAAGATGCCATTAATCTTTGCCGGATCAGCCGTCTTTCACGCAAACGCCCGAAACGAGTTACGGCTCCTCGCCGAAAAACTGAACGCACCTGTCATCGTTACCCGTAATGGAAAAGGCGTTTTATCAGAAGACCATCCGCTGGCATTACAAATCTGCTACGGCTATCTCGGACGCGAGGCACTCCAACGGGCTGATTGTCTAATCGGCATCGGACCCCGCTTCACCTCAATTGATACCCGAAACTGGAGTCTGGAACTGCCCCAACCCTTCATCCAAATTGACGAAGACGCAGACGAGATTGGACTTGAATATCCGTGTGATGTGGGAGTCGTCGGTGATATGAAACTGACGTTGCAAGCACTCATTGAGGATGTTGGTCCCGGCGAAAATGACTGGGACGAGACACTGGCAGAACTCCGCACAAAATTTGATGCACAGCCATCGTTGCCAGTCATCCATGAATTACAGGATGTGCTTCCACGGGATACTATCTATGCGATTGATGTCCATGCCCTCGGCTATGCGTCCTTTGCTGAATTTCCTATCTACGATCCGAGGACTTTCCTCTATCCGAATATCGGCGTAGCGTTAGGACACGCATACCCTGCGGCGATTGGTGCGAAGGTGGCACATCCCGACCGTCCGGTTATCTGTTTCAGTGGCGATGGTGGGTTCCTGATGGGTGCAGTGGAAATGGCAACCGCTATGAAATACGGCATCAACGTCGTGGCGATTGTCGTAAATGACGGTGCCTTGTCAGCGATTAAAGGGTCTCAAATAAAGGGATGCGAAGGACGCACAATTGATACCGATCTGCTCAATCCTGATTTCGTTGAATTCGCAAAATCTTTCGGTGCGTATGCCAAGCGGGTTGAGAATTTGGGTGATTTCAAGGACACCTTACGCGACGCACTTGCTGCCGAAAAACCGGCACTCATCGAAGTGATGCTACAGGAACGGCAGGACGATATTATCAACGTCATCGGATGGTTGATGGCCGAACCGCTCCGAAAAACAGATTTTTAA
- a CDS encoding ABC transporter ATP-binding protein, protein MATVKLENITKRFGDLTALDDITLDIQDQEFFVLLGQTGAGKTTTLRCIAGLDKPEEGTIYLDDVSVNDKTPAERDVAFVFQSHILYPHLSVYENMAFPLHPRKLSTEEIDRRVRDIAQMLHIEHLLMRMPNQLSGGETQRVGLGRAMVRRPQVFLMDEPISNLDAKLRTEMRAEIRWRQRELGTTTFYVTHDQIEAMSMADRIAVLEAGRIQQLGTPSDIYNHPANLFVAGFIGNPSMNCIPCDITSTNGELHLKLADDTGNNNSVTIQDARIAKALNDNTSNSDTVFGAHAEDVLVSHQSIPNAFQAEVYSVEPLGAETIVEVTLGTDAAGAHTILKACTAPNFAAEIGQHLYVSFVPERMYFFDKNTGDAIL, encoded by the coding sequence ATGGCAACAGTAAAACTCGAAAACATCACGAAACGATTCGGTGACCTTACTGCGCTCGACGACATCACCCTCGATATCCAAGACCAAGAATTCTTCGTGCTTCTCGGTCAAACAGGTGCTGGGAAAACGACAACGCTCCGCTGCATCGCTGGCTTGGACAAACCCGAAGAAGGCACAATTTATTTGGACGATGTCAGTGTTAACGATAAAACGCCAGCAGAACGCGATGTCGCCTTCGTCTTTCAATCCCATATTCTCTATCCACATCTGAGCGTTTATGAGAATATGGCGTTTCCATTACATCCGAGAAAACTCTCTACCGAGGAAATCGACCGGCGTGTCAGAGATATCGCGCAGATGCTCCATATCGAACACCTGCTCATGCGTATGCCGAACCAGTTGAGCGGTGGTGAGACACAGCGCGTCGGACTCGGACGGGCGATGGTACGTCGTCCGCAAGTCTTCCTCATGGACGAGCCGATATCCAATCTGGATGCGAAACTCCGCACGGAAATGCGCGCCGAAATCCGTTGGCGGCAACGTGAACTCGGCACGACGACTTTCTATGTAACACACGACCAAATCGAAGCAATGTCAATGGCGGACAGAATCGCCGTGCTTGAAGCGGGTAGAATCCAGCAACTTGGAACCCCGTCGGACATCTATAACCACCCTGCCAACCTATTTGTCGCGGGTTTCATCGGTAATCCGAGCATGAATTGCATCCCATGCGACATCACCAGCACCAATGGCGAACTTCACTTGAAATTAGCAGACGACACTGGAAATAACAATTCTGTGACAATCCAAGATGCCCGGATTGCTAAAGCACTGAACGACAACACCTCAAACAGCGACACTGTCTTTGGCGCGCACGCTGAGGATGTCCTTGTGAGTCATCAATCCATTCCGAACGCTTTTCAAGCGGAAGTCTATAGTGTCGAACCGCTTGGCGCGGAAACAATCGTTGAGGTGACCCTCGGAACGGATGCCGCAGGCGCGCATACTATTCTCAAGGCATGCACAGCCCCGAACTTTGCAGCGGAGATTGGGCAACATCTCTATGTCTCGTTTGTCCCAGAACGTATGTACTTTTTCGATAAAAACACTGGCGACGCTATCTTGTAG